The following proteins are encoded in a genomic region of Spirosoma sp. SC4-14:
- a CDS encoding oligosaccharide flippase family protein translates to MESYIKNPKGLIVNFLNQGHPRSIAAKKNIIASFLIKGVSIIITFLLVPLTINYIEPSNYGIWLTLSSIISWFAFFDIGFGHGLRNKFAEAKSSGNIEQIRKYISTTYISLITVFSVVWLLFFITNQFIDWGAILNVQKKNPDELSKLSILIFTFFCLQIVLKTINIILIADQKSAKAGLSDMIGQLIALISIFVLTQVSKGSLIHVSIVLGLAPVVVLFFATIYYFKEKYKPLRPSIKYFSLHDAKDIMGLGVKFFFIQIGVIIIFQTTNIVIAQFLGPTEVTIYNIAYKYFFTLNMISIIILTPFWSAFTEAYTKQDFYWMKKTVKKLNKTWLYSIPIIIIMVLISNTLYKYWIGDKVHIPFSVSLAMGIYVLAFTRFNLFIYLINGIGKIKLQLIVYMMLCAIYIPMVILLCKWKGLEGVIWGNILISLIHACISQIQIEKLINNKANSIWNK, encoded by the coding sequence ATGGAATCATATATTAAGAATCCCAAAGGGTTAATTGTTAACTTTCTGAATCAAGGTCATCCGAGAAGTATAGCTGCAAAAAAAAATATTATTGCATCGTTTTTAATAAAGGGTGTAAGTATAATAATAACGTTCTTACTTGTCCCTTTAACAATAAATTATATAGAGCCAAGTAACTACGGGATTTGGCTTACACTTAGCTCAATTATATCGTGGTTCGCATTTTTTGATATAGGATTTGGTCATGGTTTACGCAATAAATTTGCAGAAGCAAAATCCTCGGGAAATATAGAGCAAATTAGAAAATACATAAGTACAACATACATATCATTAATAACTGTATTTTCAGTAGTTTGGTTGTTATTTTTTATTACAAATCAGTTTATCGATTGGGGAGCAATACTGAATGTACAAAAAAAGAATCCAGACGAATTGTCGAAACTATCTATATTAATTTTTACATTCTTCTGTTTACAAATAGTTTTAAAAACAATTAATATAATATTAATAGCTGATCAAAAGTCTGCAAAAGCTGGCTTATCAGATATGATAGGCCAATTAATTGCCTTAATATCAATTTTTGTTTTAACACAAGTAAGTAAAGGTTCATTAATTCATGTGTCGATAGTGCTGGGTCTAGCTCCAGTAGTAGTCCTATTTTTTGCAACAATATATTACTTCAAGGAAAAATATAAACCACTAAGGCCATCAATTAAATACTTTTCATTACATGATGCAAAAGATATAATGGGACTTGGGGTTAAATTTTTCTTTATCCAAATAGGAGTAATTATTATATTCCAAACAACAAATATTGTAATAGCGCAATTTTTAGGACCTACAGAAGTAACTATATATAATATTGCTTACAAATATTTTTTTACATTAAACATGATTTCTATAATAATTTTAACTCCATTTTGGTCAGCATTTACAGAAGCATACACTAAACAAGATTTTTATTGGATGAAAAAAACTGTAAAAAAGCTAAACAAAACTTGGCTATATTCAATACCAATAATAATAATAATGGTCCTTATATCTAACACATTATACAAATACTGGATTGGAGATAAAGTGCATATTCCGTTTTCCGTATCGTTAGCAATGGGCATCTATGTATTAGCTTTTACGCGATTCAATTTATTTATATATTTGATTAATGGAATTGGAAAAATAAAACTTCAACTGATAGTTTATATGATGTTATGTGCAATATATATTCCGATGGTAATACTATTATGTAAGTGGAAAGGGTTAGAAGGGGTAATATGGGGTAATATATTAATATCATTAATACATGCCTGTATAAGCCAGATTCAAATTGAAAAGTTAATAAATAATAAAGCTAATTCTATCTGGAATAAATAA
- a CDS encoding glycosyltransferase family 4 protein gives MANILSVISVCGKAGGTTVKLKKLIEESRHNHSVYFALYDKEAIKDYPKNKIWFKGESNVKVFEGFYGRNFIRHAFKVYEIAKENNIDVIHFYFNFENTFAPILKVLYPKAILVRSIVGFDEPLSKARSYLLGQVLKPIDQMIHISKYIKNLYETDYPILKDKKNTIIYNTGIHVTENISEPDYRQKLVSISGLCARKNLAVLIKAMKIVVIDNKIDCKLYILGDGPSRKELEALIGDLNLANNVILVGYSTDVTTYLNDCKIYVHPANTEGFGIAVTEAMYMKCPSIVSNAGALPELVVDGVTGYVVDPYDEKQWSLKIIELLQNKQLCNQMAYEAHDRALNTFPLSGFVNNHDLLYDKLVNVN, from the coding sequence ATGGCAAATATATTGAGTGTAATTTCGGTTTGCGGAAAAGCAGGGGGAACAACTGTTAAGTTGAAAAAATTAATTGAGGAGTCTCGTCATAATCATAGTGTTTATTTTGCTTTGTATGATAAAGAAGCAATTAAAGATTATCCTAAGAATAAGATTTGGTTCAAAGGAGAATCAAACGTTAAAGTTTTTGAAGGGTTCTATGGTAGAAATTTCATCAGGCATGCGTTTAAAGTATATGAAATTGCGAAAGAAAATAATATTGATGTAATTCATTTCTATTTCAATTTTGAAAATACGTTTGCCCCAATCCTAAAAGTATTATACCCTAAAGCTATTTTAGTAAGATCTATTGTAGGATTTGATGAACCTTTAAGTAAGGCTAGGTCCTATCTATTAGGCCAAGTCCTGAAACCAATAGATCAGATGATCCATATATCAAAATATATAAAAAATTTATATGAAACTGATTATCCAATATTGAAAGATAAGAAAAATACAATTATATATAATACTGGCATACATGTAACTGAAAATATATCAGAACCTGATTACAGACAAAAATTAGTATCAATATCAGGTCTTTGTGCGCGAAAAAATTTAGCTGTTTTAATTAAAGCAATGAAAATTGTTGTAATTGATAATAAGATTGATTGCAAATTATATATATTAGGTGATGGTCCTTCAAGAAAAGAATTAGAAGCATTAATTGGGGATTTGAATTTGGCAAATAATGTAATATTGGTAGGTTATTCAACTGACGTAACTACCTATCTAAATGATTGTAAGATTTATGTTCATCCAGCTAATACTGAAGGATTTGGTATTGCAGTTACTGAAGCGATGTACATGAAGTGTCCATCAATTGTATCTAATGCTGGCGCATTGCCAGAATTAGTTGTAGATGGTGTTACAGGTTATGTAGTAGATCCATATGATGAAAAGCAATGGTCTTTAAAGATAATTGAGCTTTTACAAAACAAGCAGCTTTGTAATCAGATGGCATATGAAGCTCATGACAGAGCGTTAAATACGTTCCCTTTAAGTGGGTTTGTAAATAATCATGACCTATTATATGATAAATTAGTTAATGTTAATTAA
- a CDS encoding cellulase family glycosylhydrolase, producing MERRAFIQQTGLLTAAMGTIGPQTLAQTSLETARKNKLPRWKGFNLLDFFSPNPSASRRATQEDHLKWMQDWGFDFVRIPMAYPYYLTFDRSRPITPDEVYQIDSRAVDRIDQLVAMAHKHHLHVSLNLHRAPGYCVNAGFHEPYNLWTDQAALDAFCFHWNLWAKRYKHVSSKKISFDLLNEPSMRADMNDQHAQRSTVPGAVYRSVAQAAAEAIRTENPAHLIIADGNNTGSTVIPELTDLNIAQSCRGYNPGIISHYKAPWANKDPEHLPEPKWPGQVGDKYLSRAMLETFYQPWIDLVNRGVGVHCGECGCWNKTPHDVFLAWFTDVLDILGSHQIGFALWEFIGDFGVLNSGRTDVAYEDWHGYKLDRQLLNLLMKA from the coding sequence ATGGAACGGAGAGCATTTATTCAGCAAACAGGTCTGCTGACGGCAGCCATGGGTACAATCGGCCCACAGACATTGGCCCAAACCTCCCTGGAAACGGCCAGAAAAAACAAACTGCCCAGATGGAAAGGCTTTAATCTACTGGATTTCTTTTCCCCCAATCCGTCGGCCAGCCGACGCGCTACGCAGGAAGATCACCTCAAATGGATGCAGGACTGGGGGTTCGACTTTGTCCGCATCCCGATGGCCTATCCCTACTACCTCACCTTCGACCGGAGCCGCCCGATTACCCCCGATGAAGTGTACCAGATCGATTCGCGGGCCGTTGACCGCATCGACCAGTTGGTAGCGATGGCGCATAAGCACCACCTGCACGTTAGTCTGAACCTGCACCGCGCCCCCGGCTACTGCGTCAATGCGGGCTTTCATGAACCCTATAACCTCTGGACCGATCAGGCGGCACTCGATGCCTTCTGCTTCCACTGGAACCTGTGGGCCAAACGCTATAAACACGTTTCTTCCAAAAAAATCAGCTTCGATCTGCTCAACGAACCCAGTATGCGGGCCGACATGAACGACCAGCACGCCCAGCGCAGCACAGTTCCGGGTGCGGTTTACCGCAGCGTGGCCCAGGCCGCTGCCGAAGCCATACGGACCGAAAATCCAGCCCACCTGATCATTGCCGATGGCAACAACACCGGCTCAACCGTTATCCCCGAACTGACCGACCTCAACATTGCCCAAAGCTGCCGGGGCTACAATCCAGGCATTATTTCGCACTACAAAGCCCCCTGGGCCAACAAAGATCCCGAGCATTTGCCCGAACCCAAATGGCCGGGACAGGTGGGCGACAAATACCTCAGCCGCGCCATGCTCGAAACCTTTTATCAGCCCTGGATCGACCTCGTCAACCGGGGTGTGGGCGTTCACTGTGGCGAATGTGGCTGCTGGAACAAGACACCCCACGATGTCTTTCTGGCCTGGTTCACCGACGTACTCGACATTCTGGGAAGTCATCAGATTGGCTTTGCGCTCTGGGAGTTTATCGGCGATTTTGGGGTGCTGAACTCAGGCCGGACCGACGTTGCCTACGAAGACTGGCACGGTTACAAACTCGATCGACAGCTACTGAACCTGCTCATGAAAGCCTGA
- a CDS encoding YjbH domain-containing protein — translation MNKGGGIARRAWGLGPKGRGVAGRAGWWMCVCVLSMCVGGVCWGQTKQRNVLLNFENLTVDSVQHTAYYEQRLYRNPVIGMMELAEPLSAKGINTFVPLFQGVPIARYQVAPTVNTYTLTKPERKDWAISHPFDGRRYKLDFRLQPEFIAQFGYREHPVESKTNLLLQSQLYLSRGLVLNWGVLFPIINDLDNQALNVRPAPTFLNQFLALDGVNFLSLSAGLFYNDQYGVNVQYRHADLTKNWSFGIETSYTGFYYFPSNGFYYEPLQQFMALADVAYRIPSRDLTLKVSGGQYMYQDRGVRFDVIRQMGNVEVGFYAMKTVNGGTGGFNFAIPIPPGKIAQTKKLRLRSTEEFRWEYNYSRGYKIGNRYRLGYQLDALLRQYHASYIQNQFR, via the coding sequence ATGAATAAGGGCGGGGGGATTGCGCGGAGAGCCTGGGGCTTGGGGCCTAAGGGGCGGGGTGTTGCGGGGAGAGCAGGGTGGTGGATGTGTGTATGTGTGCTAAGTATGTGCGTTGGGGGCGTGTGTTGGGGGCAGACGAAGCAGCGGAATGTGTTGCTGAACTTCGAGAACCTGACGGTCGATAGCGTACAGCATACGGCTTATTATGAGCAGCGGTTATATAGAAATCCGGTCATTGGGATGATGGAACTGGCAGAGCCACTCTCGGCAAAAGGAATCAATACCTTTGTACCGCTTTTTCAGGGCGTACCCATCGCCCGCTATCAGGTAGCGCCAACTGTCAATACGTACACACTTACGAAGCCAGAACGAAAAGACTGGGCCATTTCGCACCCGTTCGATGGTCGCCGGTACAAACTCGATTTTCGCTTGCAACCCGAATTTATTGCCCAGTTTGGTTATCGCGAACATCCGGTCGAAAGCAAAACAAACCTGCTGTTGCAAAGCCAGCTTTACCTGAGTAGAGGGTTGGTACTGAACTGGGGGGTCTTGTTCCCGATCATTAACGATCTGGACAATCAGGCACTGAATGTGCGACCAGCACCGACCTTCCTGAACCAGTTTCTGGCGCTGGATGGCGTTAACTTTTTGAGCCTGTCGGCTGGCTTGTTTTATAATGATCAATATGGCGTAAACGTACAATACCGCCATGCTGATCTGACAAAAAACTGGTCGTTTGGTATCGAAACAAGCTACACGGGTTTCTATTATTTCCCCAGCAATGGGTTTTACTATGAGCCCCTGCAACAGTTTATGGCGCTGGCCGATGTGGCCTACCGAATTCCAAGTCGGGACCTGACACTGAAAGTATCTGGCGGGCAGTATATGTATCAGGATCGGGGCGTACGATTCGACGTAATCCGACAAATGGGCAATGTAGAAGTAGGTTTCTACGCCATGAAGACGGTTAACGGCGGAACGGGTGGCTTCAACTTTGCGATACCCATTCCACCGGGCAAAATAGCCCAGACAAAAAAGCTTCGGCTACGGAGTACCGAAGAGTTTCGCTGGGAATATAATTATAGTCGAGGCTACAAAATTGGTAACCGCTACCGATTAGGCTATCAACTGGATGCATTGCTCCGGCAATACCATGCCAGTTATATACAGAATCAATTTCGATAA
- a CDS encoding polysaccharide biosynthesis/export family protein has translation MKVRVLVLRGCFWFIGLCVSLSSCISSKELALYQKSGQGTDTLALVQRYIPTIKPGDVLSVQVSSLSPEATAFFNPYAAIAMAERAGSPTMNTPTTPLPYTPGYLVNEDGQIELPLIGKQTVQGLTNTQASAQIKQKLLDYLKEPTVNVRNLNFQISVSGEVAKPSLFSIPNEQISLPAALGLAGDITIFGRRDNVLIIREENGQRTFNRVDLTKRDLFKSPYYYLRPNDIVYVEPGKYRVASADRIYQLLPIIVSSLSFIAIIVSRF, from the coding sequence ATGAAGGTTCGCGTACTAGTTCTTAGGGGGTGTTTTTGGTTTATTGGGTTATGTGTATCCCTGTCGAGCTGTATTTCCAGTAAGGAACTTGCCCTTTATCAGAAAAGTGGACAAGGGACTGATACACTCGCACTGGTTCAACGGTACATCCCAACCATAAAACCGGGTGATGTTTTATCGGTACAGGTGAGTAGTCTTAGCCCGGAAGCTACCGCTTTCTTTAATCCCTATGCAGCGATTGCGATGGCAGAGCGGGCAGGATCGCCGACTATGAACACACCAACAACGCCATTACCCTATACGCCGGGTTATCTGGTTAATGAAGACGGGCAGATTGAACTTCCGCTAATTGGCAAACAAACGGTTCAGGGATTGACCAATACGCAAGCTTCAGCACAGATAAAACAGAAATTGCTCGATTACCTGAAAGAACCAACCGTAAATGTGCGGAATCTGAATTTCCAGATTTCGGTATCCGGTGAAGTAGCAAAACCATCTCTCTTTTCGATTCCGAATGAGCAGATTTCGCTACCGGCAGCTTTAGGTTTGGCAGGTGATATTACCATCTTTGGTCGCCGGGACAATGTGCTAATCATTCGGGAAGAGAATGGCCAGCGGACGTTTAACCGTGTTGACCTGACTAAGCGAGATCTTTTTAAGTCTCCTTACTACTATTTGCGCCCGAATGATATCGTTTATGTCGAACCTGGGAAATACCGGGTAGCCAGCGCCGATCGTATCTATCAGCTTCTACCCATTATAGTCAGTTCTCTATCCTTTATCGCCATTATTGTTAGTCGTTTTTAA
- a CDS encoding polysaccharide biosynthesis tyrosine autokinase: MTTNPYTPYQAYEVEPQPNIRALLMRYVRNWPWFVGALLVALAAAYVYLLYQPPVYKVQASLLIKDEKKGIDGESLMKELDLFSSSKVVENEMEILKSFTLMDRVVNNLGLDVRYYHPTSTFKKEIYNESPIRLLVEKPNSELYNQELEITFVDDKTVKLNGQVYPVNQSIKTPFGQLRIFTRKPINITQEPVLVSVSDHTKAVEDYLSNLKVEPTAKQSTVLVMNLEETVPDKGEAILNQLISEYNKDAIVDKNKQANNTLSFIEERLGLISGELATVEKEVELYKSTQGITDLSAQSQTFLTTVQENDSQLNEVNIRLGALEDVERYIKKQSDEKGLAPATMGLSDPILTGLLTKVSELELKKEEVSRTMAPNSPTYQSLDSQIKTIKASINENVSTIRQQLTSNKNQLLANNKRIEGMIRTVPGKERALLNISRQQAIKNGLYTYLLQKREETALSAASTVSDSRTVDAARTGSKPVKPVKMTIFGIFAVIGLLIPIGFISAKDALNNRVLRRSDVEEATQIPILGEVVNSRQIAGDNLVFKPRMQSVVGEQIRALRTNLQFLRSDPTQSQVLLFTSSISGEGKSFISLNLGASLAIVGRTTVILEMDMRKPKLHKSLHIENHAGLSNYLIGEATIDELLHPILGYENYYIITAGPLPPNPAELLSSPRLAELFKELKERFDYVLVDSPPVGLVTDSQLIAPFADATMFLVRHDHTPKNYIKMVDTLYKEQRFQKLSIILNGVGEGESYYYSYNYGDYYGSTGSDKTRRLGKS; the protein is encoded by the coding sequence ATGACAACTAACCCATATACACCCTATCAGGCCTATGAGGTTGAACCTCAGCCAAACATACGCGCCCTCTTGATGCGCTATGTACGCAACTGGCCCTGGTTTGTAGGTGCCCTTCTTGTAGCTTTGGCTGCGGCTTATGTGTATTTGCTCTATCAGCCTCCTGTCTATAAAGTGCAGGCTAGTCTGCTCATTAAAGACGAGAAGAAAGGCATCGATGGCGAAAGCCTGATGAAAGAGCTCGATCTCTTTAGCAGCAGCAAAGTAGTGGAGAACGAGATGGAAATCCTGAAGTCATTTACGTTGATGGATCGGGTTGTCAATAATCTCGGGCTCGATGTCCGGTATTACCATCCTACCAGCACCTTTAAGAAAGAGATTTACAATGAATCACCAATCCGTCTACTGGTCGAAAAGCCTAACTCGGAATTGTATAACCAGGAACTGGAAATCACGTTTGTCGATGATAAAACAGTAAAGCTAAATGGTCAGGTCTATCCGGTTAACCAGAGTATTAAAACACCCTTCGGTCAGCTTCGCATTTTTACGCGCAAACCCATCAATATAACTCAGGAACCTGTCCTGGTTTCTGTTTCCGATCATACCAAGGCTGTTGAAGATTACTTATCGAATCTAAAAGTAGAACCCACGGCCAAGCAATCGACGGTACTGGTCATGAATCTGGAAGAAACCGTACCCGATAAAGGTGAAGCCATCCTGAATCAATTGATCAGTGAGTATAACAAAGACGCAATCGTTGACAAAAACAAGCAGGCAAATAATACGCTTAGTTTTATAGAAGAACGACTTGGCTTAATTTCGGGTGAGTTAGCCACAGTTGAGAAGGAAGTAGAACTCTACAAATCGACTCAGGGCATTACGGATCTTAGTGCTCAATCGCAAACGTTTCTGACAACAGTCCAGGAAAATGACAGCCAGTTGAACGAAGTGAACATTCGCTTAGGGGCCCTGGAAGATGTGGAACGCTACATTAAAAAACAGTCGGATGAGAAGGGATTAGCCCCAGCTACCATGGGCCTGAGTGACCCAATCTTAACCGGCCTGTTAACCAAAGTATCTGAACTGGAGCTTAAAAAAGAAGAAGTTTCCAGAACGATGGCCCCCAATAGTCCTACCTACCAGTCGCTCGATAGCCAGATTAAAACCATAAAAGCAAGCATCAACGAAAACGTATCAACTATACGTCAACAGCTAACCAGTAATAAAAACCAATTGCTGGCGAATAACAAGCGTATTGAGGGTATGATTCGTACGGTTCCGGGTAAAGAACGGGCCCTGCTGAACATTAGCCGCCAGCAGGCCATAAAAAATGGATTGTACACGTATCTGCTGCAAAAGCGGGAAGAAACGGCTCTATCGGCTGCGTCTACCGTGTCGGATAGTCGTACTGTTGATGCTGCCCGTACCGGAAGTAAGCCCGTGAAACCCGTTAAAATGACCATTTTTGGCATATTTGCAGTAATAGGGCTATTGATCCCTATTGGGTTTATTTCTGCAAAAGATGCACTTAATAATCGAGTTCTGCGCCGGTCGGATGTGGAAGAAGCCACCCAAATTCCTATTCTGGGTGAAGTTGTCAATAGCCGTCAGATTGCTGGTGATAATCTGGTATTTAAACCTCGTATGCAATCGGTAGTAGGCGAGCAGATACGGGCGCTCCGCACAAACCTGCAGTTTTTACGGAGCGATCCAACCCAAAGCCAGGTACTCCTATTTACATCCAGCATCAGCGGAGAAGGGAAATCGTTTATTTCCCTAAACCTGGGAGCTAGTTTGGCAATAGTAGGCCGTACTACCGTAATTCTGGAGATGGATATGCGGAAGCCCAAACTCCATAAAAGTTTGCATATAGAAAACCATGCAGGCCTTAGCAATTATCTGATTGGCGAAGCTACCATAGACGAACTACTACACCCCATTCTGGGCTACGAAAACTATTATATCATAACGGCCGGGCCACTCCCACCGAACCCGGCTGAGTTGTTAAGTTCTCCGCGTCTGGCAGAGCTTTTCAAAGAACTGAAAGAGCGTTTTGATTATGTGCTTGTCGATTCGCCCCCAGTAGGCTTAGTAACCGACTCGCAACTGATCGCTCCATTTGCCGATGCTACCATGTTCCTGGTCCGTCACGATCATACGCCAAAAAACTACATTAAAATGGTCGATACACTCTATAAAGAGCAGCGTTTCCAGAAACTAAGCATTATTCTGAATGGAGTGGGCGAAGGCGAGTCTTACTACTACAGTTACAACTACGGTGATTACTATGGAAGTACCGGCTCGGACAAAACCCGTCGCCTGGGTAAGAGCTAA
- a CDS encoding glycosyltransferase family 2 protein, translating to MHNSLKFSIVTVSYNQGEFIRDNIESVLAQNYNNFEHIIIDGGSTDNTIEILREYPHLNWISERDRGQSDGLNKGFKRATGDVIAWINSDDMLSPNSLHTINDFFLENPDKSVLVGNQVFIDRNGAYIKTIKAKPFSYDWLLNGVKSAVMQNSTFFRREIFSKTGYLDEDLHYTMDRDLFIRIAKFYKVYTIDQDLSYFRFWEDSKSYTSKIKFFKDLIKVKKKYNAPLLSKSNLWIAWQFVKEPFRRIAFFRNVVTYIKS from the coding sequence ATGCATAATAGTCTGAAGTTTTCCATTGTAACTGTATCTTATAATCAGGGTGAATTTATAAGAGACAATATTGAGTCTGTATTAGCTCAAAACTATAATAATTTTGAGCATATTATTATAGATGGAGGCTCCACAGATAATACTATTGAAATTTTAAGAGAATATCCTCACTTAAATTGGATATCAGAAAGAGATCGAGGACAATCTGACGGATTGAATAAAGGCTTTAAGAGAGCTACTGGTGATGTCATTGCATGGATAAATAGTGATGATATGCTTTCTCCGAATTCATTGCATACAATAAATGACTTTTTCTTAGAAAATCCTGATAAGTCTGTATTAGTAGGAAACCAAGTTTTTATAGATAGAAATGGAGCGTATATTAAGACAATAAAGGCTAAACCCTTCTCCTACGATTGGCTACTAAATGGTGTTAAGTCTGCAGTTATGCAGAATTCAACTTTTTTTAGAAGAGAAATATTTAGTAAGACTGGATATCTTGATGAAGATTTACATTATACTATGGATAGAGATTTGTTTATTAGAATAGCAAAGTTTTATAAAGTTTATACTATAGATCAAGATCTGTCTTATTTTAGATTTTGGGAAGACAGTAAAAGTTATACTTCTAAGATTAAATTTTTTAAAGATTTAATTAAAGTAAAAAAGAAGTATAATGCACCTCTATTAAGTAAATCCAATCTTTGGATAGCATGGCAGTTTGTTAAGGAACCATTTAGGAGAATTGCTTTTTTTAGGAATGTTGTAACATATATTAAAAGTTAA
- a CDS encoding YjbH domain-containing protein has product MKTDKKVLWIGLLLLGMLNPGRLWGQVNVSGKSGLLYIPTAEVQKEGTFSFGYTFNPENYAFRFNRKNSESISFVNLALLPRFEINLNLLNPNGPIRFQDKGIGDRQIDLKYVVLLEKEKRPALAIILSAPFGIDNSLITNALVATKHISLTKSIEAAVSVGMGSPYSLYRADVRNDQDSDIFSGYTLKDKRDRPYYYLAGPFGGIKLSYAKKAGLMVEWDSQHLNVGAYTTLFKHWTIQAGLLNGDQFTAGTSYSLNLFQLPKRLRKHE; this is encoded by the coding sequence ATGAAGACCGATAAAAAGGTTTTATGGATTGGGCTTCTCCTGCTTGGCATGTTGAATCCCGGCAGGCTCTGGGGACAGGTTAATGTCTCTGGTAAGTCGGGGCTACTGTATATCCCAACGGCCGAAGTGCAGAAAGAGGGAACATTCTCGTTTGGGTATACTTTTAACCCAGAGAACTATGCTTTTCGATTCAACAGAAAGAATTCGGAGAGTATTAGCTTTGTAAATCTGGCTCTGCTTCCCCGGTTTGAAATAAATTTGAATCTATTGAATCCAAATGGACCGATTCGTTTTCAGGATAAAGGGATCGGCGACCGTCAAATTGATCTGAAATATGTAGTTCTTCTGGAGAAGGAAAAAAGACCAGCTCTGGCAATTATTCTTTCGGCTCCGTTTGGCATCGATAACTCATTGATTACAAATGCTCTGGTTGCAACAAAGCATATCTCGTTGACAAAGTCCATTGAAGCGGCTGTATCAGTAGGCATGGGGAGCCCTTATTCGCTGTATCGGGCAGATGTGCGCAACGATCAGGATTCAGATATTTTTTCGGGGTATACCCTAAAAGACAAACGGGATAGACCCTATTACTACCTGGCTGGGCCTTTCGGCGGCATTAAGCTAAGTTATGCTAAAAAGGCAGGCCTGATGGTTGAGTGGGATTCACAACACCTCAACGTTGGTGCTTACACAACTTTGTTTAAGCACTGGACCATTCAGGCCGGGCTACTCAATGGCGATCAGTTTACGGCCGGTACCTCCTATTCGTTAAATCTGTTTCAGTTACCTAAACGGCTACGGAAGCATGAATAA
- a CDS encoding sugar transferase: MLSLDSHYKALYVYAETRTQHGSLTYQLAGKRIFDICFSLLITITVLSWMIPIIGLLIRLGSPGPILYIQKRTGYRGKPFNCLKFRTMTHNPEASFKQATKGDNRVTPIGRFLRKTNLDEMPQFLNVLVGDMSIVGPRPHALQHSAQFWNTMPDYRKRYRVKPGITGLAQVRGCRGETEVPIKMQHRVKYDRFYNRKKSPWLDIWICWLTVKAMFKGNINAW; this comes from the coding sequence ATGCTAAGTCTAGATTCACACTACAAAGCCCTGTATGTGTATGCAGAAACCCGGACCCAGCACGGTAGCCTTACGTATCAATTAGCAGGAAAACGGATATTTGATATATGCTTTTCTCTGCTAATTACGATAACAGTGTTATCCTGGATGATACCCATAATAGGGCTCTTGATTCGACTAGGGTCGCCGGGACCAATTTTATACATCCAGAAACGGACCGGCTACCGGGGTAAGCCATTCAACTGTTTGAAGTTTCGGACCATGACACACAACCCGGAAGCATCCTTTAAACAGGCAACTAAAGGTGATAACCGGGTAACACCCATTGGGCGCTTTCTACGTAAAACCAATCTAGACGAAATGCCGCAATTTCTGAATGTATTAGTTGGCGATATGAGTATTGTTGGTCCCAGACCTCATGCGTTGCAGCATAGTGCACAATTTTGGAATACAATGCCTGATTACCGTAAGCGATATCGCGTAAAACCAGGTATTACGGGTTTGGCACAAGTAAGAGGTTGCCGGGGAGAAACAGAGGTACCTATTAAAATGCAACATCGAGTAAAATATGATCGCTTTTATAACCGTAAGAAATCACCTTGGTTAGATATTTGGATTTGTTGGTTAACTGTTAAAGCAATGTTCAAAGGGAATATTAATGCTTGGTAG